The nucleotide sequence ATCGGGGCTCAAGATCGGCGCGTACGCCGCGCTCGGCGTCGCCACGGCCGACGGGTTGTACGCGCTGGTCGCGGTTCTCGGCGGTGGGGGGCTCATCCCCGTCATCGAGCCGATCGCCGTACCACTGCGCTGGACGTCGGTCGTGGTGCTGCTCGCACTGGCCGTCCACATCGGACTCACCGGAATCCGGAACTTCCGCGACTCCGCGAAAGCCGAGGTCACGCAGCCGGTCACGATCGGGCCGGTGAAGGCCTACGTGAGCCTGCTCGGGATCACGCTGCTGAACCCGACGACGGTGGTCTACTTCGCGGCGCTCGTACTCGGCAGCGAGGACATGGCCGCGGCGAGCGGAGCGGAACACGTGGTCTTCGTGGCCGCGGCGTTCGCGGCTTCGGCCAGCTGGCAATTGTTCCTCGCGGGTGGCGGCGCCGTACTCGGCAAAGCGTTGACCGGACGCCGGGGGCGGCTGGTGACGGCGCTGGCGTCGAGCGCGCTCATCACCGTGCTCGGTCTGCGGTTGCTCTGGTGAAGAATCCGGTGGGAATCGAGGACCGTGGTTGTCCGCGTCGGTTGCGAGGCTGTGCCCATGACCGAAACCCAGGAACGCACCGCCGCCCTCCACTCCTACCTCGCTTACAACGACGCCCCCAAGGCCCTCCGCTGGCTCGAACGCGCCTTCGGCTTCGAGACCACCACGGAGTACCCCGACGACAAGGGCCTGATTTTGCACGCGGAACTGCGGCTTGGCGGAGTCCGGATCATCGTGTTCAGCGCGGAGGAGGACTGCGACCGCCCGGCACGCAAGGGCGAAACCGTCGGCCACGGCCTCTACGTGAGCCTTCCGACGCAGGAAGCCGTGGACGCCGTGTTCGCCTCCGCCCTCGAAGCCGGCGCGACGGCGGTCTGGGAACCGGTGAACACCGAATGGGGCAACTACCGCTGCCGCGTCGACGACCTCGAAGGCTACGAATGGACTTTCGGCACGTACGTCCCCGGCGAACCGCAAGGCTAGAGCAACCGCGCGAACCACTCGCGGGTGCGTCGGAGCAGATCCAGCTGGTGTTCCCGTTCGGAGATCCTGTGCCCTTCACCGGGATACACGACGAGGTCGTGTTCGACGCCGAAGTGCCGTAGCGCGCGGTGGAAGAATTCCGCCTGGGACAACGGGACGTTCGTGTCGTCCGCACCGTGCACGATCAGCACGGGGGTCTCGACCTTCGACGCGTAGGAGATCGGGCTGAGCTGATCGTGCCGGTGCGGACCAGTCCCTTCCCATCCGGTACTTCCGCCGAGCCCGGCTTCCAAGGGGCCGAATTCACCGGTCGCGGCGAGCATTCCCCAGTCACAGATCCCGGCCCCCATCAGCGCCGCCTCGAACCGGCGGGTCTGCCCGACGGCCCAGGCCGTCAGGTATCCGCCGTGACTCCAGCCCGCGATCCCGAGCCGCTCCGGGTCGGCCACTCCTTCCGCGATGAGGAGATCGATCCCGGCCTCGAGATCGCTCCATTCCTCCAGCCCTACCCGTGCCGCGACGGAAGCGGCGAACTCGTGCCCATGACCTTGCCCCCCACGGGGATTCGGCAGGAAGACGGCGTGTCCCGCCGAGGCCAGCCACCGCGCCGACGGGTACCAGCCCAGCATGAAGCCGTCCGCGTACCGGTCGTACGGTCCGCCATGCGGCGCGACGATCAGGGAGAACGGCCCGTCCTCCCGGGTCTTTCCCGGCGGGAGAACGAGCAGTCCGTCCAGTGTCAGGCCATCGGAAGCTTTGTAGGACAAGCGTTCTTGCGGCCCCCAAGGAATATCGGCGAGCTCCGGCGCCGTATCGCTCACTCGTTCCAACGGGCCGCCGACGGGTCCACAGTGGACATCTTTCGGGCGATCGGCGGTGCTCAGCACGACAGCCACGATCTCGCCGTTCGAAGAGATCGCGTCCGCCTGCCCGCGCCACAACGACACTGCGCCTTCGCCGAGCCGATGCAGGGCCGTGTCGAGCCCGTCGGCCACGAGCATCAGCGGAGCGCCGGAATCGACCTGCGTGAGCCTGATCGGACAGGCCGATTCCGGTGTCAGGTCGCGGTGTTCTCCCGTTTCCACAGGGACGTCGAAGACCGCCCAACCGCCGATCATTTCGGGGGTCGCGAGATACGTGACGTGCCAGCCGTCGCCGCCCCGCCACCAAACGGGGCTGCAGGCTTCGACCGGGACCCGGCCGAGCTCACGCCGCTCACCGGTTTCCAGGTCCAGCAAGGAAAGCCGGGGTTCGAGCCCGCCGGGATCAAGTTCGGGCGTCGGCCAGGTGACGACGGCGAGCGCGCCGTCGTCCTGACGGCGGGCGACGTCGACCACGTGGTCTTCGAGCAGTGTCGTGATCTCACCGGTTCGCGGGTCGAAGCTCCGCAGCCGCGCCGGACGGAGACTTTCACTCCAGACCCAGACGGCCGGAGGGGGCGTCTCGTCTTCGGCGATGAACACGATCCGCTCGCGCATCGGGAGAAACGCGGTGATCTCGCTCCGCCAAGCGAACAGCGGCCCGTCCTCCGTGTGGATCAGCCCGTCCCGGAGGAAATAGAGGGAATCCGGTGACCACCGGGGCGAGGCCCCTTCGGCCAGCTTCCGCGGCTCTTCCTCGCCGTCCACGGCCGCCAGCCAGATTTCCGGGACGCCTCGCGCGATGGTCGAGACCTGGTAGGCGATCCACCGTCCATCCGGGGAGAGCGCGGGATTCGACGGGACACGACTGTCGACGATCAGCTCAGCTGTCAGCATGTGTTCATACTGCCGACAATGCCTTCCCCAGTGCGTCGAGCCAGTCGCCCGTGCCCTGCTCCCGCCAGCTCGGCTCCTCGTGGCCGTCGAGGAAGGTGCCCTGCTCGATCACCGTCAGCCGGGTTCCGCCTTCCGCTGCTTCGAGCAGGATCGTCGTGACCGACACGGTCGCCAGGACGTCGTCCGCGGAGAGCGTCCCCGCGTAGACGATCCGCTCGTTTTCCGCGATGTCCTCGTAGCGGGCTTCGAAAACCAGCCGCTTGCCGTCGGCGGGGCCGCTGATGACCTCGCGGCCGCCGACCCGGAAGTCCAGCGAGTGCCCGCCACCGGGCGCGGTGATCCACCCGGCTTTCGCGGCCGGATCCGACCAAGCGGCGAAGACACGTTCCGGCGCCACGGGGTAGACGCGCTCGAGGGTGAAAGTGGCGTGTTTGACGGTCATGACCGTTTCCCTTCGTCGGTGTCCAGATGGCCGCCAAGGCGATCGAGCCGGTGTTCCCAGCCGGTGCGCTGCCCGCCGAGCCAGTCCTCGGCCATCCGCAGGCCGTCCGGTTCGAGGTGGCAGGTGCGGACGCGCCCCACCTTCTCCGACCGGACGAGCCCGCTGGCCTCCAGCACCTGGAGGTGCTGCATCACGGCGGGCAGCGACATCGACAGCGGCTGCGCGAGCTCCCCCACCGAGGCGGGTCCCCGGGTGAGACGCTCGATCATTTCGCGGCGCGTTCCGTCGGAAAGCGCCTTGAACACCTGGTCCATGCATTGGTTAGGCACATGCTTAACTATCCGCCACGCCGGACGATAGTCAAGCATGTGCTTAACTTTCCGCGGTCATGCCTTCGACGAGCAGCCACTGCGACGCGAGGTACGAAGTCAGCACGAAGGTTTCGAGATTGGCCCGCACCCGCTCGCTGGTGACGAAGTCGCGCCGGATCAGGATCGCCAGATCCGACGCGGAGAACAGCAGCGCACCGGCGGCGATCCAGGTACGGCGGTCACCCGACGGGATCACCATCCCGCCCGAGACCTTGGCCTTCGGCGCCAGCACCGGGTCGGCCGCGAGGGTCGACGTCGTGCTCAGCAGGCCCCCGTAGACCGAAAGCACCGAAGAGACCGGAGACGGCTTCGGCACCGCCATCGCGACCGCGGCCGTGGCCCACGCCGCCAGCCGGGGCGGCGCGGTCGCCGCGCGCGGGCGAGCACCGCGACGCCACAACAGCGTGGAGTACAGCACCTGCATGACACCGAACGACGTCGCACCCCTGATCAGCTGGCCGTCCTCGTCGGACCGGCCCATGAAGTGGTCGCCCGCGCCCGCCGCGATCAACGCGGCGACGAGCAGGCCCTTCTCCCCCGGCGCGAGCCCGCGCGAACGCGCGACCCTGGCGGCGAGCACCGGGACCGCGGCCGGTTTGGTCGCGAGTTGCAGCTTCCGATTGCCTGTCCTCGCGGAGTACACCGTGCCGATCGCGGCACCGGCGAACAGCACCCGTTCGGCGAGCTTGAGGACCTTCACTGACCACCTCCGGAACTTATTTTTGGGTAAGTTACCAGGAGGTCAGCTGCTTTCAGACGGCTTCGCGGAAGGTGTTCCGATACGCGCTCGGCGAGACCCCCAACGCCGCCTGCAAATGCTGGCGCAGCGACGCGGCGGTGCCGAAACCCGCTTCGGTGGCGACCTTGTCCACCGGCAGATCGGTCTCTTCGAGCAGCTGACGCGCCCGTTCGATCCGCTGCTGGGTCAGCCACTGCAACGCCGAAATCCCGACTTCGTCGCGGAACCGCCGCGTGAACGTCCTGGTGCTCATCGCCTCTTTCGCCGCCAGCTCGCGCAGAGTCAGCGGCCGGCCCAGGTTCTCGAGCGCCCAGGCCCGTGCCGCCGCGGTCGAGGAGGATTGCGGCTCCGGCACCGGCCGCCGGATGAACTGCGCCTGCCCGCCCTCGCGGTGCGGCGACACGACCGTGCCGCGCGCGACCTCGTTCGCGACCGCGGCACCGTGATCACAGCGGATCATGTGCAGGCAGAGATCGATCCCGGACGCGACGCCCGCCGCGGTCAGGACGTTCCCGTCGTCGGTGTAGAGCACGTTGGGATCGAGGTCGACCTTCGGGAACTTCGCCTGGAAGTCCAGCGCCGAACGCCAGTGCGTGGTCGCCCTGCGGCCGTCGAGCAGCCCGGCGGCGGCGAGCACGAAGGCACCTGTGCAGATCGACGCGATCCGGGCGTCCGGCCGGATCAGCTCCAGCGCCCGCGCGAGTGGTTCGGTGAGGTCGTGCCCCGACGGTTCGTATTCGGTGGACGACGCCGGGATGACCACGGTGTCGGCCTCGGCGAGCACCTCCGGGCCGAGCGCGACCGAGATCGTGACGTCGGCGTCCGTCCGGATCTGCCCTGGTTCCGGCGTGCAGGTGACGACCTCGTAGAGCGGCTCGCCGTCGGCCGACTTGGCCGTGCCGAACAGCCGGGTGACGATCCCCAGCTCCATCACCAGCATTCCGTGGCGGACCAACACGGCGACCCGATGGCGGCTGGGATGCACGAAAGAGCCCATGGCTCGATTCTTGCACATGTTGTCCATCGGGCCACTCGTCCCGGCGGGAAGAACGCGCGACGGTGAGACCATGAACGTGCTGTGGATCTTCGCCCATCCGGAACCCCGCTCCCTCGGCGGATCGCTGCGCGACGAGGGATTGCGTGCCCTCCGCGCGCAGGGCGCCGACGTTCGGGAATCCGATCTGTACGCGATGAAGTGGAAGCCCGTCGTCGACGCCGACGATTTCGGCCGGGCCGCGTCCCCGGACCGGCTCGTCGTCGGCTCGACGTCGAAGAACGCCTTCGAGACCGGCGAACTCGGCGAGGACATCCGCGCCGAGCACGGAAAACTGGCGTGGGCGGACGCCGTGATCATCCAATTCCCGCTGTGGTGGTACGGAATGCCCGCCATCCTCAAGGGCTGGTTCGACCGCGTCTTCGTCAAGGGTTTCGCCTACGGTGTCCAGCGGCCCGACGGCCGGACGGCGCGCTACGGCGAAGGAGCGCTGGCCGGGAAGCGCGCCATGGTCGTGCTGACCGCCGGGGCGCCTGAGGCCACGATCGGTCCGCGCGGGGTGAACGGCGATATCGGCGACCTGCTGTTCCCGTTGCAGCACGGGACACTCTGGTACGCGGGCATGTCCGTCCTTCCCCCGCTGACGATCTGCGGTGCCGACCGCTTCTCACCGGAGCAGTTCGAAGCCGCCGCCGCATCGCTGCGAGCACGACTGCGAACACTGGCCACTCAGGACCCGATCCCGTTCCGTCCCCAGAACGAGGGCGACTACGACGACGATCTGATCCTGCGTGACGACCTCGCCCCCGGACAGAACGGACTCGGCGTCCATCTGGCTCGATGATCTCCACCCTGGGGATGACCTTCGCCGGACGGACGCGCACACACCGCGCATCCGGTTAAGTTCGCCGTATGAAACAGCCGTCGGCGCTCCCCCAACGGGTGGCGTACACGATCGACGCGCTCCTCGCGCTGGTGCTCGTCGTGGCCGTCGGCGGGAACCTGGCCGCGAGGACCTGGACGTTCCTCATCGCCATCCCGATGTGGCTCGCCTGGGCGACGGTCGCCGCCAGCGGGATCGCGATCGCGCTGCGGCGCCACCGGCCACTGGTCGCGTACGGCCTCGGACTCGGCAGCCTGGTCCCGGCCCTGGTCGCCGGCAACGGACTGGGCCCGGCCGCGCTCCTGGCCACGGCGTGCGCCCTGTACACCGTGGCGCTGGAACATCCGCGCGCCCGCTCGCTGATCGCGATGGGCCTCGGCCTGGTCGTCGTCATGATCTTCGAGTTCCTGCGGCTCGGGCCGAACACGATCGCGTCGACGGCCTTCGCGGGCGGCGGCGTGGCGGGCTCGTGGGCGCTGGGCTGGATGACGCGGCAGCGGCGCGCGAATCTGGCGCAGCTCGCGGAAACCCAAGCCGATCAGGCGGTTTCCGACGAGCGGCTGCGCATCGCCCGCGAGATGCACGACGTCGTCGCGCACAGCATGAGCCTGATCGCGGTCAAGGCGGCCGTCGGCAACCACGTCGCACGGGAACAGCCCGAAGAAGCCCGCGAAGCGTTGCGGGTCATCGAGCTGACCAGCCGCGAGACGCTCGTCGAACTCCGGCGGATGCTCGGCGTCCTCCGTTCCGGCGACGGCACGCCCGAGGTCGCGCTCGGCCCCGCGCCGAAACTCGCCGACCTGCGGACCCTCGCCGAACGCGCCGGACAGGCCGGGGTGCGGGTGGAACTGACCGGCGAAGGGGTGGACGACCTCCCGGAAGGTGTCGCGCTTTCGGTCTACCGCATCACCCAGGAGGCGGTGACCAACGTCGTGAAGCACGCGGGACCGTCGGCCTGCCGGGTCACGATCACCGAAGGCCCCGGCGAGGTCAGCGTCGAAATCGTCGACGACGGGCGCGGCGAAGGTTCGCCGTCGACGACCGGCGGGCACGGTTTGATCGGCATGCGCGAACGCGTCGCCGTCTACGGTGGTGACTTCGAAGCGGGCCCGCTGCCCGCCGGGGGATTCCGGGTGTTCGCGCGGCTGCCGTACGCCGCCAAGGAAGTGGGGACACGATGATCCGCGTTCTGATCGCCGACGACCAGGCGTTGCTGCGCGGCAGCTTCCGCGTGCTCGTCGACAGCGCGCCGGACCTCGAAGTCGTCGGGGAGGCGAGCGACGGCGCGGAAGCCGCCGAACTCGCCGAGCAGGAGCGCCCCGACGTCGTGCTGATGGACGTCCGCATGCCCGAGCTGGACGGAATCGAAGCGACCCGGCGGATCTGCGCGTCGGCCACCACCGAAGGCGTCCACGTGCTGATGCTGACGACCTTCGACCTCGACGCCTACGTCTATTCGGCATTGCGCGCGGGCGCGAGCGGATTCCTGCTGAAGGACACGCCGCCCGCCGAGCTGCTGACCGCGATCCGGGTCGTCGCGGCGGGCGAAGGACTGCTCGCCCCGTCGATCACGCGAAGGCTCATCGCCGAATTCGCGCGGCTGCCCGAACCCGGGCAGCGCGTCGCGGCGTCGCTGGACAACATCACCACCCGCGAACGCGAGGTCCTGAGCCTGATCGCGCGCGGACTGTCGAACGACGAGATCGCCGGAACGCTGCATCTCGGGCTGGCGACGGTGAAGACGCATATCGGCCACCTCCTGCACAAACTCGCGGCGCGGGACCGGGCGCAGCTCGTGATCGCGGCCTACGAGTCCGGTCTGGTGCGCGCCTCCGTCCAGTGATGTCCGCCCAGTCACGCGTGTCGTCCGTCGGATCACGCGTGTCGTCCGTTTCGGGCGGGTTGCTCGCTGACCGGCGCCAAGCCCCACGGACGTTGCCTACGCCACACGCGAAGTGACCGTCGAGTAGCTAGGCTGCCGATTCATGAGCAGTGCGACGGAGCCGCTCGGGACGCCGCCCGAGGACGAACCGGACATCCACACCACGGCCGGCAAGCTGGCCGACCTGTACCGCCGGTATGACGAGGCGGTGCACGCGGGTTCCGCGAGGGCGGTGGAGAAACAGCACGCCAAGGGCAAGAAGACCGCCCGCGAGCGGATCGACCTGCTCCTGGACGAGGGCTCCTTCGTCGAACTCGACGAGCTCGCGAAGCACCGCTCGGTGAACTTCGGCCAGGAGAAGAACCGGCCCTACGGCGACGGCGTCGTCACCGGCTACGGCACCGTCGACGGACGTCCGGTGTGCGTATTCAGCCAGGACGTCACGGTCTTCGGCGGTTCACTCGGTGAGGTGTACGGCGAGAAGATCGTCAAGGTGATGGACCTGGCGATCAAGACCGGCCGCCCGATCATCGGCATCAACGAGGGCGGTGGCGCGCGGATCCAGGAAGGCGTCGTCTCGCTCGGGTTGTACGGCGAGATCTTCAACCGCAACGTCAAGGCGTCCGGCGTCATCCCGCAGATCTCGCTGATCATGGGCGCCAACGCGGGCGGGCACGTCTACTCCCCCGCGCTGACCGACTTCGTGGTGATGGTCGACAAGACCTCGCACATGTTCATCACCGGCCCCGACGTCGTGAAGACCGTGACCGGCGAAGAGGTCTCCTTCGAGGAGCTCGGCGGCGGGCGCACGCACAACACCCGTTCGGGGAACGCGCACTACCTCGGTTCCGACGACGAGGACGCCATCGCCTACGTCAAGGAACTGCTCTCGTTCCTCCCGGCGAACAACCTGTCCGAGGCCCCGGTCTTCGAGACCGACTCGGCACCGGGAGGGTTCTTCGACGACGTCACCGAGTCGGACCGTGAACTCGACACGCTGATCCCGGACTCGCCGAACCAGCCGTACGACATGCACGAGGTCATCAACCGCATCGTCGACGACGGCGACTTCCTCGAGGTCCACGAGCTGTTCGCGCCCAACATCCTGGTCGGCTTCGGCCGGGTGGACGGGCGCAGCGTCGGCATCGTGGCGAACCAGCCGACCCAGTTCGCCGGCTGTCTCGACATCGACGCGTCCGAGAAGGCCGCGCGGTTCGTGCGCACCTGCGACGCGTTCAACATCCCGGTGCTGACCTTCGTCGACGTTCCCGGCTTCCTGCCGGGCACCGACCAGGAGTGGAACGGCATCATCCGGCGTGGCGCGAAGCTGATCTACGCCTACGCCGAAGCGACCGTCCCGCTCGTCACCGTCATCACCCGCAAGGCGTACGGCGGCGCGTACGACGTCATGGGGTCCAAGCACCTCGGCGCGGACATCAACCTGGCCTGGCCGACGGCGCAGGTCGCGGTCATGGGCGCACAGGGCGCGGCGAACATCGTGCACCGCAAGACCCTCGCCGCGGCCGCCGCCGACGGCAAGGACGTCGACGCGCTGCGCGCCGAGCTGATCCAGGAGTACGAGGACACGCTCCTGAATCCGTACGCGGCGGCCGAACGCGGCTACGTCGACTCGGTGATCGTGCCCGCGCACACCCGCGGCCACATCGCGAAGGCACTTTCGCTGCTCCAAGGCAAGCGAGAGACGCTGCCGCCCAAGAAGCACGGGAACATCCCGCTGTGACCGCGCCCGAAACCCCGCTGCTGCGCGTCGTCCGGGGCAACCCGGACGACGCCGAACTCGCCGCGCTGACCGCCGTCGTCGCGGCGGCGGCCAGTGCGCGGGCGCCGGAACCGGCCCCGAAACGGGAGTCGTGGTGGGCGGACAAGGCTTCGCTCGTGCGGGCTCCGCTCGCGCCCGGCGAAGGGGCGTGGCGCGCTTCCGCGCTCCCTCGCTGAAAGCGGCTTCGCGGGTTATCGTGACGGATCCGCCGACCGCGATCGCCCCAGAAAGCCGTGCGTGACGAACCAGGACCACCTCTCCACCGAATTGCGCCGCCTGCGCAAAGCCGCCGGGTTGTCCGGTACCGAAGCGGCCAGGCTCACCGGCCTCAGTCAGTCGAAGGTCTCGCGGGTCGAAACCGGCGCGTTCATGCCCACCGAGGAGCAGGTCGTCGCGCTGTGCCGCCTCTACCGCGCGCCCGCGAAGGTCCGGCGAGCGCTCGTCGCGATCACGCGGGACCTCCGCGAGGAGGCGTCGTCCGCCCGCGTCGTCCTCCAGCGCGGTGCGTGGCGGATGCAGCAGCGCATCGGCAAGATCGAGACGGCGTCCGCCCGGATCCGGAGTTTCCAGCCGACCATCGTGTTCGGCCTGCTCCAGACCCGCGACTACATCACCGCCCTGTTCGGTGATTCGCTGCCTGCCGGCGAACGCGACCAAACGGTCGACGCCAGGCTGGAACGCCAGCGGATCCTCGACTCGAACCGCGAGTTCCACTTCGTGCTCACCGAAGGCGCCCTGCGCTGGAACATGGGCGGCGCGGCGACGATGCTGGCCCAGCTCGGCCACCTCGTCGAGGTGTCCCGGCGCGGGCGTGTGCGGCTCGGGGTGATCCCGTGGACCACACCGGTTTCGGTCCCGGTCCTCCACGGCTTCGACATCTACGACTCGCGCGCCGTGCTCCTCGGGACCCAGACGGCCACGGCGCTCGTCACGGACGAACGCGAAGTGGCCGACTACGAGAAGAACTTCACCGAAGTCGAGCGCTACGCCACCTACGGCGACATCGCCTGCTCACATCTGATGCGGATCGCGGCCGACTACCGACAGCTCGCGGTCGAACCACTTCGGTGACCTAATACCCTTTGCGCTATGCACTCCGAGAGTGCATCGTGAGTAAAGCACCTGTCGGTGAAGGTCCTCTTTCGTGCGCCGAACGCGATCACCGAAGCCGTTCACCGACCAGCGGACACAGATCACCCGATCTCGCCAACCTTGCTGCCGCGCAACCCGTCTACTTGCCGAAACAGTCACTGGGGAAAGGGCCTCCGATGACCACCTGGCACGAAAGCATGACCGGCTGGCACAAGTCGACCTACACGCACTGGGAAGAGAACGCCTGCGTCGAGGTCGGCGTCGCACCCGGCCTGGTCGGCATCCGGGACACCAAGCAATGGGCGATGCCGGACGAGACCCGGCCGATCCTGGTGCTCCCCGCCGAGTCCTTCGCCGCGCTCCTCGAGCACCTCGGTCGATGAACGACGTCGCCGAGCCGTACATGGTCCACGATCCGCGGGAGATGGCGGGCCAGCTGATCAACGGCAACTGGATCGTCGCGCGATGGGAACACCTCGGCGAGGACGAGGACCTCGACCACTGGACGGCCGTCCTGCGGAGCCACTGCGAAGAACTCGACGTCGATCCGTACGTCATCAACATCCCGCGCAAGAGCCTCACCGTCGTCTTCAACGGCGCACTCCCCGCGCCGACGTTCGAACAACTCGAGAACTCGATCGCGGCCATCGAGTACCACCGCTTCCTCGAACGCGAAATCGGGCCGAGACCCCTGAACTGACACGCGAGTCACGCCTCCAAACACGAGAGTCACGCTTCCAAGCACGCGAGTCACGCCTTCAAGCACGCGAGTCACGCCTCCAAGCACGCGAACCCCGTACTTGAGCCCGAACCGGTCCTGCCATATAGTCCACTCGGAATAATCAGTAAGGAATCTTCCGAGAGGATCATCCATGGCCTCGAAGCTCACTCCGCTCGCCATGGCGGTGCTGGAGCTCCTTCACGAGCGGGCCATGCATCCGTACGAGATGGCGCAGCTGATGCGGGAGCGCTTCGTCAGCACGCGCGTCAAAGTGAAGGCGGGCTCGCTCTACCACACGGTGGATCGCCTGGTGCAGAACGGATTCGTCGAGGCCGTCGAGACACAGCGCGACGGCAAACGCCCCGAGCGCACCGTCTACGCGATGACGGACGCCGGCCGCGACGAGTTCGTCGACCGAGCGCAGGACATGCTGGCCAACCCCGCCGAGGAGTATCCCGAGTTCCTCAGCGCGCTCGCCGTCATCGACGAGCTCGGCCCGGAGATGTCGCTCACCCACCTCAAGCATCGCGTGCTGCGGCTTCAGGCCGCCATCGCCTCCGACCAGGTCGTGCTCGAAAACCTGGTCAACGAGCACAAACTCCCCGAGGTCTACTGGCTCGACTGGTCCTACGCCACCGCGCGGCGGGCCTTCGAGCTCCAGTGGACCCAAAAACTGGTCGAAGACCTGGAATCCGGTCGCATCCGGTTCCAGGGACATTGCACGCCGCACCTGAACCTGGTCACCGAGGACGACAGTGATGAACGCGCGACAAGCTGACCCCTGGGCGGCGCTTTCCGCGCTGTGCCTGGGTTTCTTCATGATCCTGCTGGACACCACGATCGTTTCGACCGCGATTCCCGCGATGCTGCGTGAACTCGACGCGGGGCTGAACGCGATCGTCTGGGTGATCAGCGTCTACCTGCTCGCCTACGCGGTGCCGATGCTGTTCGCGAGCAGGCTCGGTGACCGTTTCGGCCCGAAACGCGTCTACCTGGCCGGGCTCGTGGTGTTCACCCTGGCTTCGCTGTGGTGCGGCCTGTCCGGTTCTGTCGAAATGCTGATCGCGGCCCGCGCGGTGCAGGGACTCGGCGCCGCCTTGATGACGCCGCAGACCCTCGCGTTCATCAGCCATCTGTTCCCGCCGTCGAAACGCGGCCCCGCGATGGGACTCTGGAGCGGCGTCGCCGGGATCGCGGCCATCATCGGGCCACTGCTCGGCGGTGTGCTCGTCGACCATCTCGGCTGGGAATGGATCTTCTTCGTCAACCTGCCGGTCGGCGTGGTCGCGCTCGCACTGGCGCTGCTCAAGGTGCCGGACTGGCAGCCGAAGCACTCGCATTCCTTCGACGTCCCCGGCATCCTGCTGTCGGGCGCCGGCTTGTTCTGCCTCGTCTACGGCGTCCAAAATGGACAGCAGTACGACTGGGGCCGCGTGTTCGGTCCGATCACCGTATTCGAGATCATCGGCGCCGGTGTCGCCCTGCTGGTCGCTTTCGTGGCGTGGCAACGGTTCAACCGTAAGGAACCGCTGCTGCCGCTGGGTGTCTTCGCGAACCGCAATTTCTCTGCCGGGGCGCTGACCTCGGTCACCGTCGGCTTCGCGATGACCGGGATGTTCCTGCCGCTGGTGATCTACATCCAGGCCGTGCTCGGCGAGTCGCCGACGATGTCCGGCCTGCTGTTCGCGCCGATGTCGCTGCTGGGCGGCTTGATCGGCCCGTTCGTCGGCCGCGCTTCGGACAAGGTCAACGGCAAGGTCCTGCTGATCATCGGCCTGACCGCACTGGGCGCGGGGCTGGCGCTGGCGGCGCTGACCGCACGGGCGGGCGCGAACGCTTGGGCGCTGACCCCGGCACTGCTGGTGGCGGGCTTCGGGATCGGGTTCATCTTCGCGCCGATGGGCAACCTGACGATGAGCTCGGTCGAGCCGCGGCTCATCGGGACCGCGTCGGGCATCTTCAACACCGCGCGCCAGGTCGGCGGCGTACTCGGCAGCGCCGCCGTCGGGGTACTGCTGCAGGCACGGATCAGCGCTTC is from Amycolatopsis lurida and encodes:
- a CDS encoding acyl-CoA carboxylase subunit epsilon, whose amino-acid sequence is MTAPETPLLRVVRGNPDDAELAALTAVVAAAASARAPEPAPKRESWWADKASLVRAPLAPGEGAWRASALPR
- a CDS encoding DUF397 domain-containing protein, with protein sequence MTTWHESMTGWHKSTYTHWEENACVEVGVAPGLVGIRDTKQWAMPDETRPILVLPAESFAALLEHLGR
- a CDS encoding PadR family transcriptional regulator, with product MASKLTPLAMAVLELLHERAMHPYEMAQLMRERFVSTRVKVKAGSLYHTVDRLVQNGFVEAVETQRDGKRPERTVYAMTDAGRDEFVDRAQDMLANPAEEYPEFLSALAVIDELGPEMSLTHLKHRVLRLQAAIASDQVVLENLVNEHKLPEVYWLDWSYATARRAFELQWTQKLVEDLESGRIRFQGHCTPHLNLVTEDDSDERATS
- a CDS encoding acyl-CoA carboxylase subunit beta — encoded protein: MSSATEPLGTPPEDEPDIHTTAGKLADLYRRYDEAVHAGSARAVEKQHAKGKKTARERIDLLLDEGSFVELDELAKHRSVNFGQEKNRPYGDGVVTGYGTVDGRPVCVFSQDVTVFGGSLGEVYGEKIVKVMDLAIKTGRPIIGINEGGGARIQEGVVSLGLYGEIFNRNVKASGVIPQISLIMGANAGGHVYSPALTDFVVMVDKTSHMFITGPDVVKTVTGEEVSFEELGGGRTHNTRSGNAHYLGSDDEDAIAYVKELLSFLPANNLSEAPVFETDSAPGGFFDDVTESDRELDTLIPDSPNQPYDMHEVINRIVDDGDFLEVHELFAPNILVGFGRVDGRSVGIVANQPTQFAGCLDIDASEKAARFVRTCDAFNIPVLTFVDVPGFLPGTDQEWNGIIRRGAKLIYAYAEATVPLVTVITRKAYGGAYDVMGSKHLGADINLAWPTAQVAVMGAQGAANIVHRKTLAAAAADGKDVDALRAELIQEYEDTLLNPYAAAERGYVDSVIVPAHTRGHIAKALSLLQGKRETLPPKKHGNIPL
- a CDS encoding helix-turn-helix domain-containing protein, with product MTNQDHLSTELRRLRKAAGLSGTEAARLTGLSQSKVSRVETGAFMPTEEQVVALCRLYRAPAKVRRALVAITRDLREEASSARVVLQRGAWRMQQRIGKIETASARIRSFQPTIVFGLLQTRDYITALFGDSLPAGERDQTVDARLERQRILDSNREFHFVLTEGALRWNMGGAATMLAQLGHLVEVSRRGRVRLGVIPWTTPVSVPVLHGFDIYDSRAVLLGTQTATALVTDEREVADYEKNFTEVERYATYGDIACSHLMRIAADYRQLAVEPLR
- a CDS encoding response regulator, whose translation is MIRVLIADDQALLRGSFRVLVDSAPDLEVVGEASDGAEAAELAEQERPDVVLMDVRMPELDGIEATRRICASATTEGVHVLMLTTFDLDAYVYSALRAGASGFLLKDTPPAELLTAIRVVAAGEGLLAPSITRRLIAEFARLPEPGQRVAASLDNITTREREVLSLIARGLSNDEIAGTLHLGLATVKTHIGHLLHKLAARDRAQLVIAAYESGLVRASVQ
- a CDS encoding sensor histidine kinase translates to MKQPSALPQRVAYTIDALLALVLVVAVGGNLAARTWTFLIAIPMWLAWATVAASGIAIALRRHRPLVAYGLGLGSLVPALVAGNGLGPAALLATACALYTVALEHPRARSLIAMGLGLVVVMIFEFLRLGPNTIASTAFAGGGVAGSWALGWMTRQRRANLAQLAETQADQAVSDERLRIAREMHDVVAHSMSLIAVKAAVGNHVAREQPEEAREALRVIELTSRETLVELRRMLGVLRSGDGTPEVALGPAPKLADLRTLAERAGQAGVRVELTGEGVDDLPEGVALSVYRITQEAVTNVVKHAGPSACRVTITEGPGEVSVEIVDDGRGEGSPSTTGGHGLIGMRERVAVYGGDFEAGPLPAGGFRVFARLPYAAKEVGTR